The following coding sequences lie in one Deltaproteobacteria bacterium genomic window:
- a CDS encoding MTAP family purine nucleoside phosphorylase: MTITPHLPYYKVMLGIIVGGNFSPEGMEVMERKGMETPFGEPSDNFTIGHLKGTEVTLLPRHGPQRIPPHRINHRANIYALKRLGVSEVIGINSVGSLREEIPPGWVVIPHDYLSPWSVVTFYEHQAMHITPALDERLRELIIRAATKAGINFVKEGVYIQTIGPRLETKAEIVMLCNFGDVVGMTMPHEATLCQEVGLAYASICSVDNYCHGIGERPLTEEEISQRARENAAKINNILLRMMEEMG, from the coding sequence TTGACAATCACTCCCCATTTACCTTATTATAAGGTTATGCTGGGGATCATCGTTGGGGGAAACTTCTCCCCTGAGGGGATGGAGGTGATGGAAAGGAAGGGGATGGAGACCCCCTTCGGGGAGCCATCCGATAATTTCACCATCGGTCATCTGAAGGGGACAGAGGTAACACTCCTCCCACGCCACGGCCCCCAGAGGATCCCGCCTCATCGCATCAACCACCGTGCCAACATCTATGCCCTCAAAAGGTTGGGGGTCTCCGAGGTGATAGGGATCAACTCGGTGGGAAGTCTAAGGGAGGAGATCCCGCCAGGGTGGGTTGTGATCCCCCACGACTACCTCAGCCCCTGGAGTGTCGTGACCTTTTATGAACACCAGGCCATGCACATCACCCCTGCTCTGGACGAGAGATTGAGGGAACTCATCATCCGCGCCGCCACCAAGGCAGGGATAAACTTCGTGAAAGAAGGGGTCTATATCCAGACCATCGGCCCCCGTCTGGAGACCAAGGCGGAGATTGTCATGCTGTGCAACTTCGGCGATGTGGTAGGGATGACCATGCCCCATGAGGCTACCCTCTGCCAAGAAGTGGGATTGGCCTACGCCAGCATCTGTTCGGTGGACAACTACTGCCATGGCATTGGCGAAAGACCCCTAACTGAGGAGGAGATCTCTCAAAGGGCAAGGGAGAACGCCGCCAAGATAAATAATATCTTGCTACGGATGATGGAGGAGATGGGATGA
- the nrdD gene encoding anaerobic ribonucleoside-triphosphate reductase gives MISVAELREKQREVFTGDTTDMALFVRTSEDSMEGWNRQRIVDALMKETYIDPDTAETISREVEEIIRSSNINMVTAPLIRELVDAKLIERGLEEARKQHTRLGMPLYDVDQLIMHPNKENANVPHGPEATNLTLAETIKKEYALLHIFSQEVADAHMRGDIHLHDLGFIDRPYCSGQSLEYIKKFGLNLPNSISMAKPAKHPEVLLAHMVKFAAALQSHFAGAIGWDAVNLFFAPYLEGMGNAEVKQLAQMLIFEFSQQAVARGGQAIFTDLNLYWEIPKHFRDVPAIGPKGEFTNKTYKEYKKEAQRFVWALFEVYNEGDGAERPFFFPKPLVHITEDFFMAPGHEKFLHHICEIASEKGNTYFVLDRGETAKISECCRLSFKLEASDLEDAKRPWKMRYTALQNVTLNLPRIGYISQGDDPSLFENISRFMEIAVKAHLEKKAFVERLLSLGEKGPLALLAMNQDGESYLRMQRATYLIGMVGLNEMVKIHTGQEMHESREAFKFSLKVIAHMKLLADEMSKRHGMRFVLEQTPAESTAYRFAKLDLRFHSPQAGHIVKGDIARGEVYYTNSTYLSNDAVINPIDRVRQEGLFHPLIEAGSLSHIWLGEARPSPESLANFVTKTFTYTQNDQIAFSPEFTTCNDCSRTSRGLKDLCPYCGSEDVDGITRITGYFTKISSWNKGKLGELRDRYRNQGFMEKKPEDVEVEFTLE, from the coding sequence ATGATTTCTGTGGCTGAGCTGAGGGAGAAACAGAGGGAGGTCTTCACCGGGGACACCACCGACATGGCTCTGTTCGTGCGCACCTCCGAAGATAGCATGGAGGGGTGGAACCGTCAGAGGATCGTGGATGCCCTGATGAAGGAGACCTACATCGACCCCGACACAGCCGAGACCATCAGTCGGGAAGTAGAGGAGATCATCAGGAGCAGCAATATCAATATGGTTACTGCCCCCCTCATCCGGGAACTGGTGGACGCCAAGCTTATCGAGCGAGGCTTGGAGGAGGCCCGCAAACAACACACCAGGCTCGGGATGCCGCTGTACGATGTAGATCAATTGATCATGCACCCCAACAAAGAAAACGCCAACGTCCCCCACGGGCCGGAGGCCACCAATCTGACCTTGGCTGAGACCATCAAAAAGGAGTACGCACTCCTGCATATCTTCTCCCAAGAGGTGGCCGATGCCCACATGCGGGGGGACATCCACCTGCACGACCTGGGGTTCATCGATCGCCCCTATTGCAGTGGCCAATCCCTGGAGTATATCAAGAAGTTCGGGCTCAACCTGCCCAACTCCATCTCCATGGCCAAGCCCGCCAAGCACCCAGAGGTGCTGTTGGCCCACATGGTGAAGTTTGCCGCAGCCCTACAGAGTCACTTCGCCGGGGCCATTGGGTGGGATGCAGTCAACCTCTTCTTCGCCCCCTACCTGGAGGGGATGGGAAACGCAGAGGTAAAACAACTGGCCCAGATGCTCATCTTTGAGTTCTCTCAGCAGGCCGTGGCCCGAGGGGGGCAGGCCATCTTCACCGACCTCAACCTCTACTGGGAGATCCCCAAGCACTTCCGGGACGTTCCGGCCATCGGCCCCAAAGGGGAGTTCACCAACAAGACCTACAAGGAGTATAAAAAGGAGGCACAGCGATTCGTTTGGGCCCTCTTCGAGGTCTATAATGAAGGAGATGGGGCAGAGCGACCCTTCTTCTTTCCCAAGCCCTTGGTCCACATCACAGAGGACTTCTTCATGGCCCCTGGCCACGAAAAATTCCTGCACCATATATGTGAGATCGCCTCAGAGAAGGGGAATACCTACTTTGTCTTAGATCGGGGGGAAACGGCCAAGATCTCGGAGTGCTGCAGGTTGAGCTTTAAGCTGGAGGCCTCAGACCTAGAGGACGCCAAGCGGCCATGGAAGATGCGCTACACCGCCCTGCAGAATGTGACCCTGAATCTGCCCCGCATTGGCTATATATCCCAGGGGGATGACCCTAGCCTTTTTGAGAACATCTCCCGCTTCATGGAGATAGCCGTCAAGGCCCACCTGGAGAAGAAGGCCTTTGTGGAAAGGTTACTCTCCCTTGGGGAGAAAGGGCCTCTGGCCTTGTTGGCCATGAACCAGGATGGGGAGTCTTACCTCAGGATGCAAAGGGCCACCTACCTCATCGGTATGGTGGGGCTCAACGAGATGGTGAAGATCCACACCGGCCAAGAGATGCACGAATCCAGGGAGGCCTTTAAGTTCAGCCTAAAGGTAATCGCCCACATGAAGCTCCTGGCCGATGAGATGAGCAAGAGGCACGGGATGAGGTTCGTGCTAGAGCAGACCCCCGCAGAGAGCACCGCCTACAGATTCGCCAAGTTGGACTTAAGATTTCACTCCCCCCAGGCAGGTCACATCGTAAAGGGGGACATCGCCCGGGGTGAGGTCTACTATACCAACTCCACCTATCTTAGCAATGACGCCGTAATCAACCCCATAGACCGGGTGAGGCAGGAGGGCCTTTTTCACCCCCTCATTGAGGCTGGCTCCCTTAGCCATATCTGGCTGGGGGAGGCAAGACCTTCGCCTGAGTCCTTGGCCAACTTCGTTACCAAGACCTTTACGTACACCCAGAATGACCAGATCGCCTTCTCCCCGGAGTTCACCACCTGCAACGATTGTTCGCGCACCTCCCGGGGTCTGAAGGATCTCTGCCCTTACTGTGGCTCAGAGGATGTCGATGGCATCACCCGCATCACCGGCTACTTCACCAAGATCTCCAGCTGGAACAAGGGAAAGCTGGGGGAGTTGAGGGACAGATATCGCAACCAGGGCTTTATGGAAAAGAAGCCGGAAGATGTGGAGGTGGAATTCACTTTGGAATAG
- a CDS encoding 4Fe-4S binding protein codes for MDLNLCIGCGICEYKCPLQDVPAIIVTRLGESREEGFLLPL; via the coding sequence GTGGATCTAAATCTCTGCATCGGTTGCGGCATATGCGAATATAAATGCCCCCTTCAGGATGTGCCCGCCATCATCGTCACCCGCCTGGGGGAATCGAGGGAGGAAGGTTTCCTCCTGCCTCTTTGA